In Thermococcus camini, a genomic segment contains:
- a CDS encoding ABC transporter permease, translating to MRAQIKWELEDPYNLIVFIFGFIMLGITFFSGLTRNDTVFMIAGPDSVIVSESAKNIGLTLPRLGIEEYTIFALTGALLVSLMLRYDRDTRVAKSVYSLPVRNHSVVLSKALSAMMLLFLASILPAFLAFIYIHGDVPGLMSRALFGEGFLAGYLLYWAMMVLYVVSLSALVAMLSPNTFASLLGSITLLYVPLVLKLRSLPPSAIDDAFFKAYTTQFYPLDRIAAFIDSSFYIGLLLPVVMLGVALIVSEWRDVS from the coding sequence ATGCGGGCACAGATAAAGTGGGAGCTTGAAGACCCATACAACCTCATCGTCTTCATCTTTGGCTTCATCATGCTCGGCATCACCTTCTTCTCCGGCCTGACGAGAAACGATACTGTGTTCATGATAGCCGGGCCTGACAGCGTAATAGTCTCTGAATCGGCCAAGAACATTGGCCTCACCCTGCCAAGGCTGGGGATCGAGGAGTACACGATATTCGCCCTCACCGGAGCGTTGCTGGTCTCGCTGATGCTAAGATATGACAGGGACACCAGGGTTGCCAAGAGCGTCTACAGCCTGCCCGTAAGGAACCACTCGGTGGTACTCTCTAAGGCACTCTCCGCCATGATGCTGCTCTTCCTCGCCTCAATCCTGCCGGCGTTCCTTGCCTTCATCTACATCCACGGGGACGTTCCCGGGCTGATGAGTAGGGCACTCTTTGGAGAGGGCTTTTTAGCGGGCTATCTCCTCTACTGGGCGATGATGGTGCTCTACGTGGTATCCCTCTCAGCCCTGGTGGCGATGCTCTCACCAAACACCTTCGCTTCCCTCCTCGGGAGCATCACACTCCTCTACGTCCCCCTCGTGCTCAAACTGAGGAGCCTTCCACCCTCCGCTATTGATGACGCGTTCTTCAAGGCATACACCACCCAGTTTTATCCTCTCGATCGGATAGCGGCGTTCATTGACAGTTCGTTCTATATAGGACTTCTCCTTCCCGTGGTAATGCTTGGCGTAGCCCTCATAGTCAGCGAGTGGAGGGACGTCTCATGA
- a CDS encoding ABC transporter ATP-binding protein, giving the protein MITARNLTKRFGKLVALDSVNLEIDGGLTLILGPNGGGKSTFLNLCAGLYRPSKGEIKVLGENPWSNDGLRKRIGVSFDPPALPRHRTAREWLGYIAEVKRLDKDEVLKAAELFSAMNYLDRKMGEYSAGMLKRISLTQAFLGKPELVLLDEPLANLDLEGIMEVAKVIGEQAQKGTNMVVVSHIWRPLVEFADRIVVIAAGKVVMTGTPEEVVPKIEEI; this is encoded by the coding sequence ATGATAACCGCGAGAAACCTCACGAAGAGGTTTGGAAAGCTCGTGGCTCTGGATTCGGTGAATCTTGAAATAGACGGAGGACTAACGCTTATACTCGGTCCCAACGGCGGAGGAAAGAGCACCTTCCTGAACCTCTGCGCCGGCCTCTACAGGCCAAGCAAAGGGGAAATCAAGGTTCTCGGGGAAAACCCATGGAGCAACGACGGGCTGAGGAAAAGGATAGGCGTCTCCTTCGACCCGCCGGCTCTTCCGAGGCACAGGACGGCCAGGGAATGGCTCGGTTACATAGCGGAGGTCAAGAGATTGGATAAAGACGAAGTCCTCAAGGCGGCGGAGCTTTTCTCGGCTATGAATTACCTCGACAGAAAGATGGGAGAGTACTCTGCTGGAATGCTCAAGAGGATCAGCCTGACCCAGGCATTCCTCGGAAAGCCGGAGCTGGTGCTCCTTGACGAACCCCTGGCAAACCTTGACCTGGAGGGAATAATGGAAGTGGCAAAGGTAATCGGAGAGCAGGCCCAAAAGGGAACCAACATGGTAGTGGTTTCCCACATCTGGCGCCCGCTGGTTGAGTTCGCTGACAGAATCGTCGTGATAGCCGCAGGAAAGGTTGTGATGACGGGAACCCCAGAAGAGGTGGTTCCGAAAATTGAGGAGATTTAG
- a CDS encoding DUF2103 domain-containing protein — MPKHFRKGVKREHHFLKGLEKPLEMIAAIPGVKKVIPGRIYASDSRGFEIKVSRETKTGLKLVAKSDGSVQDVFLVVDKEDRKRVWEEIEKKMRGGKG; from the coding sequence ATGCCGAAGCACTTCCGCAAAGGCGTCAAGAGAGAGCACCACTTCCTGAAGGGCCTTGAGAAGCCCTTGGAGATGATAGCCGCGATACCTGGGGTCAAAAAGGTAATCCCCGGAAGGATATACGCGAGCGATTCAAGGGGCTTCGAGATAAAGGTCTCAAGGGAAACCAAGACTGGCCTTAAGCTCGTTGCCAAGAGCGACGGGAGCGTTCAGGACGTCTTTCTGGTGGTGGACAAAGAGGACAGGAAGAGGGTTTGGGAAGAGATAGAAAAGAAGATGAGGGGTGGGAAAGGCTAA
- the arcS gene encoding archaeosine synthase subunit alpha produces MEVIRHEGPGRLGLVRTGERSFKTPALAGVDFTLSPFNSFFHPQGPGEYDFNLAPAIPLGFYTPDEVIEKALGRLWSVNYEGFNAFYLPALRRTSYLGEFFKIIERYSFDAVYLGNSKILVREYRYFVKIIRELRERFPNVMIIADLEPFFYPLAVYLGVDAFDTRSLKLYDFEGKGFTGYSPFLWKEGPNSMDFAEETVFLVRKALKEGKLRYLVENFFSTQYHAGILRIADLEHPNYLEKYTPIQRETVYFISDASIRRPEVRRWHSRVAERFVPPKNTELVLLFPCSAKKPYSFSRSHTLYRRAVKEALGSGIAKVHELILTSPFGVVPREWEWLAKYDIVVTGHWNEEEIKPAAELLAKTLEKYPKDVPIIAHLDEAYVEIAKMAAEMTGREIIFTRVENGTTSKESLRSLTETLGEFELEGTKEDRTYRYFEGIRKVFDFYFGVGAGEAVLPDGGNVKGSKMLRLFIDNQQTGTFKDGVISVTPYGMQRIYDALEAYWVKVDFELRGDVFAVGVDEADPAIRPDDIVGIVRDGKVTGVGKAVLAGEEMVRARKGVAVKVRKRA; encoded by the coding sequence ATGGAAGTCATCAGGCATGAGGGGCCAGGAAGGCTGGGTCTCGTCAGGACAGGGGAGCGCTCATTCAAGACCCCGGCACTGGCAGGGGTAGATTTCACGCTCTCCCCGTTTAACTCCTTCTTCCATCCCCAGGGGCCGGGGGAGTACGATTTCAACCTCGCCCCCGCGATACCCCTCGGCTTCTACACGCCGGACGAGGTTATAGAGAAAGCTTTGGGAAGGCTCTGGAGCGTGAACTACGAGGGCTTCAACGCCTTCTACCTGCCGGCTTTGAGAAGGACCTCCTACCTGGGCGAGTTCTTCAAGATAATCGAGCGCTACAGCTTCGATGCCGTCTATCTGGGCAACTCAAAGATTCTGGTGAGGGAGTACCGCTACTTCGTGAAGATAATCAGGGAGCTGCGCGAGAGGTTCCCCAACGTTATGATAATCGCCGATCTGGAACCGTTCTTCTATCCGCTGGCTGTTTACCTCGGCGTCGATGCCTTCGACACCCGTTCTCTCAAGCTCTACGACTTTGAGGGGAAGGGCTTCACCGGGTACAGTCCGTTCCTCTGGAAAGAAGGGCCGAACTCCATGGATTTCGCGGAGGAGACCGTGTTCCTGGTCAGAAAAGCCCTCAAGGAGGGTAAACTCCGCTACCTCGTCGAGAACTTCTTCAGCACCCAGTACCACGCGGGAATACTCCGCATAGCCGATTTGGAGCATCCCAACTACCTCGAGAAATACACGCCGATCCAGAGGGAGACGGTCTACTTCATCAGCGACGCCTCGATTAGAAGGCCGGAAGTTAGGAGATGGCATTCAAGAGTTGCCGAGCGCTTCGTTCCGCCGAAGAACACCGAACTGGTTCTCCTCTTCCCCTGCTCTGCCAAGAAACCCTACTCCTTCTCCCGCTCGCACACACTCTACCGGAGGGCCGTCAAAGAAGCTTTAGGCTCTGGAATAGCCAAGGTTCACGAACTGATTCTGACTTCTCCCTTCGGTGTCGTTCCGCGGGAATGGGAATGGCTGGCAAAGTACGACATAGTCGTCACCGGTCACTGGAACGAGGAGGAGATTAAACCGGCGGCCGAACTTCTGGCGAAAACCCTTGAAAAGTACCCGAAGGACGTTCCGATAATAGCGCACCTGGATGAAGCCTACGTGGAGATAGCCAAGATGGCCGCTGAAATGACAGGCAGGGAGATAATCTTCACCCGTGTTGAGAACGGGACCACGAGCAAGGAGAGTCTCAGGTCACTAACTGAAACCCTCGGGGAGTTCGAGCTTGAGGGAACCAAGGAAGACAGGACGTACCGCTACTTCGAGGGCATAAGGAAGGTCTTCGACTTCTACTTCGGCGTTGGTGCCGGAGAGGCGGTTCTGCCGGACGGCGGGAATGTCAAGGGCTCCAAGATGCTCCGCCTCTTCATTGACAACCAGCAGACCGGAACCTTCAAGGACGGCGTGATAAGCGTCACACCCTATGGAATGCAGAGGATATACGATGCCCTCGAGGCCTACTGGGTGAAGGTGGACTTCGAGCTCCGCGGCGACGTCTTCGCGGTCGGCGTTGACGAGGCCGATCCGGCAATAAGGCCGGACGACATAGTGGGCATAGTAAGGGACGGAAAGGTAACGGGCGTCGGAAAGGCGGTTTTGGCTGGAGAGGAGATGGTTAGAGCCAGGAAGGGTGTTGCGGTTAAGGTCAGGAAGAGGGCCTAA
- a CDS encoding coiled-coil protein — translation MQTKVDPEEIKRIKREIEALEKERNEIRAKLDELEKELQIWIQKRDEKNNEVKGLRQKGREYKAKRDEINAQIQELKKNREEINAKLDLLYQEILEYRTKRDEYNQLRRLKMPPAKIQERIEKLEWELQTNPNITPDREKQIVDQIQVLATELEILQQAERFHKKLVESRKKVDQLKKARRNISLEIQKLANQSQQFHEQMIAAFNQADEVKKEADEYHAKVVELRDRIREVRKELRSIERKIREYDEKHKELIAYRLVARMHAKKDASFEKAVEALEKFKKGEKLTLDELLLLQRYNLV, via the coding sequence ATGCAGACGAAAGTGGACCCAGAGGAGATTAAGAGGATCAAGAGGGAGATAGAGGCCCTTGAAAAGGAGAGAAACGAGATAAGGGCCAAACTGGATGAGCTTGAAAAGGAGCTTCAAATCTGGATCCAGAAGAGGGACGAGAAGAACAACGAGGTCAAGGGGCTCCGCCAGAAGGGCAGGGAGTACAAGGCCAAGCGCGATGAAATCAACGCGCAGATACAGGAGCTGAAGAAGAACCGTGAGGAGATAAACGCGAAGCTTGACCTCCTCTATCAGGAAATACTCGAGTACCGCACCAAGAGGGACGAGTACAACCAGCTCCGCAGGCTCAAGATGCCGCCGGCGAAGATCCAGGAGAGGATAGAGAAGCTCGAATGGGAGCTCCAGACCAACCCGAACATCACGCCCGACAGGGAGAAGCAGATCGTGGACCAGATACAGGTTCTCGCCACCGAACTTGAGATACTCCAGCAGGCCGAGCGCTTCCACAAGAAGCTTGTCGAGTCCAGGAAGAAGGTCGATCAGCTCAAGAAGGCCAGGAGGAACATCAGCCTCGAGATACAGAAGCTCGCCAACCAGAGCCAGCAGTTCCACGAGCAGATGATAGCGGCGTTCAACCAGGCGGACGAGGTCAAAAAGGAGGCAGACGAGTACCACGCCAAGGTCGTCGAGCTCCGCGACAGGATCAGGGAAGTCAGGAAGGAGCTCCGCAGCATCGAGAGGAAGATAAGGGAGTATGACGAGAAGCACAAGGAGCTCATCGCCTACAGGCTCGTTGCCAGGATGCACGCCAAGAAGGACGCCAGCTTCGAGAAGGCCGTCGAGGCCCTTGAGAAGTTCAAGAAGGGCGAGAAGCTCACCCTCGACGAGCTGCTCCTCCTCCAGAGGTACAACCTTGTCTGA
- a CDS encoding SDH family Clp fold serine proteinase, with product MGEAATGFFGSLLWWLFFMYILLWPQMQYRSLQMARARLLKRLSEKRGSTVITMIHRQESIGLFGIPFYKFISVEDSEEVLRAIRMAPKDRPIDLIIHTPGGLVLAATQIAKALHDHPAETRVIVPHYAMSGGTLIALAADKIIMDPHAVLGPVDPQLGQYPGPSIVRAVERKGVDRVDDQTLILADVAEKAIMQVRDFVYTLLKDRYGEEKARELARVLTEGRWTHDYPITYEQAGGLGLHVSTDVPEEVYALMELYKQPMKQRGTVEFMPYTQGGEVGK from the coding sequence ATGGGAGAGGCCGCTACCGGATTCTTCGGCTCACTGCTGTGGTGGCTGTTCTTCATGTACATCCTGCTGTGGCCCCAGATGCAGTACAGGAGCCTTCAGATGGCCAGGGCGAGACTTCTCAAGAGGCTCTCGGAGAAGAGGGGCTCAACCGTCATAACGATGATTCACAGGCAGGAGAGTATAGGCCTCTTTGGAATTCCCTTCTACAAGTTCATAAGCGTCGAGGACAGCGAGGAGGTCCTCCGGGCAATAAGAATGGCTCCCAAGGACAGGCCGATAGACCTGATAATCCACACCCCCGGAGGCCTCGTACTTGCCGCGACGCAGATAGCGAAGGCACTTCACGACCACCCTGCTGAAACGCGCGTCATAGTCCCCCACTACGCCATGAGCGGCGGAACACTGATAGCACTCGCGGCAGACAAGATAATAATGGACCCGCATGCGGTTTTGGGGCCGGTTGACCCGCAGCTCGGCCAGTATCCCGGGCCGAGCATAGTGAGAGCCGTCGAGAGGAAGGGAGTTGACAGGGTGGACGACCAGACCCTCATCCTGGCCGACGTTGCGGAGAAGGCCATAATGCAAGTCCGCGACTTCGTTTACACCCTGCTGAAGGACCGCTACGGCGAGGAGAAGGCCCGGGAGCTTGCCCGGGTGCTCACCGAGGGCAGATGGACGCACGACTACCCGATAACCTATGAGCAGGCCGGGGGGCTGGGCCTTCACGTCAGCACGGACGTTCCGGAGGAGGTTTACGCCCTGATGGAGCTCTACAAGCAGCCAATGAAGCAGAGGGGCACGGTGGAGTTCATGCCGTACACGCAGGGGGGCGAGGTCGGCAAGTGA
- the arcC gene encoding carbamate kinase, giving the protein MKRVVIALGGNAILQRGQKGTYEEQMANVMKTARQIVDIILDGDYEVVITHGNGPQVGALLLHMDAGQATHGIPAQPMDVAGAMTQGQIGYMIQQAIRNELKRRGMDRPVATIVTQTIVDKDDPAFQHPSKPVGPFYDEETAKKLAKEKGWTVIEDSGRGWRRVVPSPDPKGHVEAEIIQDLVEKGFIVIASGGGGVPVIEENGQLRGVEAVIDKDLAGERLAEEVNADIFMILTDVNGAAVNFGKPDERWLGKVTVEELKKYYEEGHFKKGSMGPKVLAVIRFVEWGGERAVIASLDRAVEALEGKTGTQVIKG; this is encoded by the coding sequence ATGAAGAGGGTTGTAATAGCTTTGGGCGGTAACGCAATCCTTCAGCGAGGTCAAAAGGGAACCTACGAGGAGCAGATGGCCAACGTCATGAAGACGGCCAGGCAGATAGTGGATATAATCCTAGACGGTGACTACGAGGTTGTAATCACCCACGGAAACGGCCCCCAGGTCGGTGCTTTACTCCTCCACATGGACGCCGGTCAGGCTACTCACGGCATTCCTGCCCAGCCGATGGACGTGGCTGGAGCAATGACTCAGGGCCAGATAGGTTACATGATCCAGCAGGCGATAAGGAACGAGCTGAAGAGACGCGGAATGGACAGGCCGGTGGCGACGATAGTCACCCAGACCATAGTTGACAAGGACGATCCGGCCTTCCAGCACCCCAGCAAGCCGGTTGGACCCTTCTACGACGAGGAGACGGCAAAAAAGCTCGCGAAGGAGAAGGGCTGGACCGTGATAGAGGACTCCGGCAGGGGTTGGAGGAGGGTCGTGCCGAGCCCCGATCCAAAGGGTCACGTTGAAGCTGAAATCATCCAGGACCTCGTTGAGAAGGGCTTCATCGTTATAGCCAGCGGGGGCGGTGGAGTCCCCGTTATCGAGGAGAACGGTCAGCTCAGGGGCGTCGAAGCGGTTATAGACAAGGATCTGGCCGGGGAGAGGCTGGCGGAGGAAGTAAACGCGGACATATTTATGATTCTGACCGATGTGAACGGCGCGGCGGTGAACTTCGGCAAACCCGATGAGCGCTGGTTAGGTAAGGTCACCGTCGAGGAGCTGAAGAAGTACTATGAGGAAGGGCACTTCAAGAAAGGAAGCATGGGACCGAAGGTTTTGGCGGTTATAAGGTTCGTCGAGTGGGGTGGGGAGAGAGCCGTAATAGCTTCCCTCGACAGGGCCGTCGAGGCCCTCGAAGGAAAGACCGGAACGCAGGTCATAAAGGGCTGA
- a CDS encoding phytoene desaturase family protein: MRAVVIGSGIGGLLTASFLAKNGYQVTVIEKAPYTGGRFTNLNYRGFGLSTGAFHMLPHGEDGPLAHLLKLLEANVQIVNSNPKGMIFYNGRTFHYRDGWKYLSFTEKARAMKLLADIKRNKLPKGEEAEMSGREWIRERIGDNEFVDLFIKSFLGWADSVLDVPAGELAREIKAALKWGGPGLVKGGCKSIPDALSSIILSNGGRIITKKRAVEIDPEARRVITSDGDELQYDVLISNIGIKETIELIGRDNFDREYLKRVDSLKPSEGIKYNVALKGGSRIGNTVVFTLDTERVNGYNEPSSLSPELAKEGYTLIMLHHALQGRNVKAEQRKGIEDIYRIFPNLDEEGEILLIQTYLDGNPVNRVASGQVIEDFPIEDVYIVGDAYKPPGGIEVEGIALGVMRTLERLGLGSFSEWYL, from the coding sequence ATGAGGGCAGTTGTAATAGGCTCCGGAATCGGCGGCCTTCTGACGGCCTCGTTCCTGGCCAAAAACGGCTACCAAGTTACCGTCATTGAAAAAGCCCCCTACACTGGCGGTCGCTTCACCAATCTAAACTACAGGGGCTTCGGCCTCTCTACTGGAGCGTTCCACATGCTTCCCCACGGTGAGGACGGGCCTTTAGCGCACCTCCTTAAGCTCCTTGAGGCAAACGTCCAAATAGTGAACTCGAATCCAAAGGGCATGATTTTCTACAACGGGAGAACCTTCCACTACCGCGATGGCTGGAAGTACCTGAGCTTCACCGAAAAAGCCAGGGCAATGAAGCTCCTGGCAGATATAAAGAGGAACAAACTGCCGAAGGGAGAAGAGGCCGAGATGAGCGGGAGAGAATGGATAAGGGAAAGGATAGGCGACAACGAGTTCGTTGACCTCTTCATCAAGAGCTTCCTCGGCTGGGCCGACAGCGTCCTGGACGTTCCTGCTGGTGAGCTGGCGAGGGAGATAAAGGCGGCCCTGAAGTGGGGTGGGCCGGGCTTGGTTAAGGGCGGCTGTAAGTCTATCCCCGACGCGTTGAGCTCAATAATCCTCAGTAACGGTGGAAGGATAATTACGAAGAAGAGGGCCGTCGAAATCGACCCTGAGGCAAGGAGGGTCATCACCTCCGACGGCGACGAGCTTCAGTACGACGTTCTCATCTCCAACATCGGAATAAAAGAAACCATCGAGCTGATCGGCCGGGACAACTTCGACCGCGAGTACCTCAAGCGCGTTGATTCACTGAAGCCGAGCGAGGGCATAAAGTACAACGTGGCACTGAAGGGTGGATCGAGGATTGGCAACACCGTCGTTTTCACCCTCGATACTGAGAGGGTAAACGGCTACAACGAGCCCTCCTCACTGAGCCCGGAGCTTGCTAAGGAAGGCTACACCCTGATAATGCTCCACCACGCTTTGCAGGGCAGGAACGTCAAGGCAGAGCAGAGGAAGGGCATCGAGGACATTTACAGAATCTTCCCGAACCTCGATGAAGAGGGCGAAATCCTTCTCATCCAGACCTACCTCGACGGGAACCCGGTGAACAGGGTCGCGAGCGGTCAAGTGATTGAGGACTTCCCAATCGAGGACGTCTACATCGTCGGCGATGCGTACAAGCCACCCGGAGGGATAGAGGTTGAAGGCATCGCCCTCGGCGTCATGAGGACGCTCGAGAGGCTTGGGCTGGGAAGCTTCTCCGAGTGGTATCTCTGA
- a CDS encoding prenyltransferase/squalene oxidase repeat-containing protein — translation MREKILATLLILLSITAVISITKTHTENATALNITTPSWTNWTVRRLYLVQDPVTGGWNGDVSFTILPSLYHTYHGVMTLALLNLSPAHPEKTMEFLREEEENFYSGRNYPSVLDAYYLLALFKEFNISPRNRGAFENFIIEDMERSNYTFLHAKTLILLNSTLAKNVSMSLWLELRPEHSLDFLWDFLQLRGLLLESGYSSYEIPNYTVMYDTARAVFDEASRRIENLGFFDLKTMARFMREEHIKNETLRRKILTSIQKYKCPDGSYSDTRGAKKGYIDTTHWAVETITYAGGEVGEDTVSYLRSLEGPLGGFIGIPNYIVPNPVGTAFSVMTLKLLNSTVPSETAVRNYLLTEISRESKPSLIWVEYRALKKLGVSNSDLKTRVEPRLKSFIANMNLSEVYQNHHLLKDIYYLLVTSRELGIEIDEQWKENVTSFVLGLRDSDGGFGSKISKIKINRLEITLYSVLILNELGYEYRDEKTVEFIKSSRNGALWWSLPITRYALLALSSMGAKIDGKEEIVKALELRKCPYGFFSYAPCEHPEQGGSIPTFLALDTLRFLGYH, via the coding sequence ATGAGGGAAAAAATCCTAGCTACCCTTTTGATTTTATTGAGCATCACGGCCGTCATCTCAATAACGAAAACGCACACTGAAAACGCCACTGCACTCAATATAACAACTCCCTCATGGACAAACTGGACGGTAAGGCGCCTTTACCTCGTCCAGGATCCGGTTACAGGTGGCTGGAACGGTGACGTCTCTTTTACAATACTCCCAAGCCTGTACCATACATATCACGGCGTGATGACGCTGGCCCTTCTGAACCTGAGTCCAGCACATCCCGAAAAAACCATGGAGTTCCTGAGAGAAGAAGAGGAGAATTTTTACAGCGGTCGGAATTATCCTTCGGTTCTTGACGCCTATTACCTGTTAGCACTCTTTAAAGAGTTCAATATAAGCCCCAGAAACAGGGGGGCCTTCGAAAACTTCATCATTGAGGACATGGAGAGGTCAAATTACACATTTCTGCATGCAAAAACTCTCATTCTGCTTAACTCCACCCTGGCGAAGAACGTTTCCATGTCCCTCTGGCTCGAGCTGAGGCCGGAGCACTCACTGGACTTCCTGTGGGACTTCCTTCAGCTCAGGGGGCTTCTTCTGGAGTCGGGATATTCCTCCTATGAAATACCTAACTACACCGTGATGTATGACACCGCGAGGGCCGTGTTTGATGAGGCATCCCGTAGAATAGAGAACCTTGGTTTCTTCGACCTCAAAACCATGGCGAGATTCATGCGGGAGGAGCACATCAAAAACGAAACGCTGAGGAGAAAAATACTAACGAGTATTCAGAAATACAAGTGCCCTGATGGCTCATACTCCGACACGAGGGGTGCCAAAAAGGGATACATCGACACCACCCACTGGGCGGTGGAGACGATAACCTATGCGGGGGGAGAAGTCGGAGAAGACACTGTAAGCTACCTGCGGTCCCTTGAAGGGCCCCTGGGGGGTTTCATAGGCATCCCGAACTACATTGTGCCGAATCCCGTGGGCACTGCCTTCTCCGTGATGACCCTTAAGCTTTTGAATTCAACGGTGCCCAGTGAGACGGCAGTCAGGAACTACCTGCTCACCGAAATCTCACGGGAGAGTAAACCGAGCCTGATATGGGTTGAATACAGGGCACTAAAGAAGCTTGGTGTGTCCAACAGTGATCTTAAAACGAGAGTAGAACCCCGTCTGAAAAGCTTCATCGCCAACATGAACCTCTCGGAGGTTTATCAAAACCACCACCTGCTGAAGGATATATACTATCTCCTCGTAACGAGCAGGGAACTGGGCATTGAGATCGATGAACAATGGAAGGAAAACGTGACCTCCTTCGTTTTGGGACTTAGGGATAGCGATGGTGGATTTGGTAGCAAAATATCAAAGATAAAAATTAACCGGCTTGAAATAACTCTTTACTCTGTCCTGATCCTCAATGAGCTTGGGTACGAATACAGGGACGAAAAGACAGTGGAGTTCATCAAATCCAGCAGAAACGGCGCATTGTGGTGGTCCCTACCAATAACTAGGTACGCTTTGCTGGCTCTAAGTTCAATGGGGGCCAAGATTGACGGGAAAGAAGAGATAGTAAAGGCGCTTGAGCTGAGGAAGTGTCCCTATGGCTTCTTCTCCTACGCCCCCTGCGAGCACCCCGAGCAGGGAGGGTCGATACCAACGTTTTTAGCGCTCGATACACTCAGGTTTCTTGGTTATCATTAG